ACCGTGGGCGCGCTCGGCATACCGCTCCGTGGGCTTCGATGGATCACCCGGGGGGAACACCAGTTTCACGACACGGCGCTCAGTGGAACGGTCGAACACGCCTATCACGCTCTGGCCATCGACGAACATCGCGCGCCCTTCGAGCCGACGCTCTGGGCGTACAAACCTAAGGACGGGCAGAAAGTCGAGCAGGTTTGGTTTTGCGGCGCTCACAGCGACGTTGGCGGCGGCTATGCTCAAGTTGGGCTGTCGGACATCGCTTTGGAATGGATGATGGGCAAAGCGCGCGGCGCGGGCCTCGCTTTCGACGACACTACGATCGCGGCTCGCCCGTTGCACCCGGACCCGCGCGGCGAGCTGCATAATTCCAAAACCGGCTTGTACCGCGCCACCCCCGGCATCGACCGTCCCATAGGCTTCTCGACCAAAGATCCGAAAAATCCCACGGACGCGCCCAAGCAGGCGGACCCGACACAGTCGGTCCACGAGAGTGTCAGAGCGCGCTGGGACGGCGATCCGAGTTACCGCCCATCTTCCTTACGGGATTATTTTAAGCGAAGCGGCGATGCCCGCGGAGAGGAAAGGTAGCGAAGGAGTCCACGAGGCACTGCCAATTTCCGCCGGAGGTGAATCAGTCTCAGGCTGAGCCTGCGGCTAAAAGGCTCGCCCCTGAGGAACCAGAGAAATGAGGCTCCATCGATAGGATTCCCAG
The sequence above is drawn from the Candidatus Binatia bacterium genome and encodes:
- a CDS encoding DUF2235 domain-containing protein, producing the protein MKKLILCCDGTWNSADQENAGVPCPTNVVKLGYRVAKRDGATPQIIYYDQGVGTGNVLDRASGGALGEGLEDNIHDAYRFLVANYEPDDELYLFGFSRGAFTARSIGGMIRKCGILRREFVQHYRDAIALYRSEDHPDDEVPKKFRKDYSVSATDIQIKFIGVWDTVGALGIPLRGLRWITRGEHQFHDTALSGTVEHAYHALAIDEHRAPFEPTLWAYKPKDGQKVEQVWFCGAHSDVGGGYAQVGLSDIALEWMMGKARGAGLAFDDTTIAARPLHPDPRGELHNSKTGLYRATPGIDRPIGFSTKDPKNPTDAPKQADPTQSVHESVRARWDGDPSYRPSSLRDYFKRSGDARGEER